One Deltaproteobacteria bacterium DNA window includes the following coding sequences:
- the ftsA gene encoding cell division protein FtsA: MARMRKRNPLVVGLDVGTYKIGVIVAELAEGGVEITGIGTAVSRGLKKGVVVNIEATVESIRRAVDEAELMAGCEIRSVIAGAAGSHLKGFNSHGVVAVKNREVAPGDIERVIDAARAVALPADREVLHVLPQEFIVDDQDGIKEPVGMAGVRLEARVHIVTGAVSSGQNVVKCCNRAGLHVRDVLGGPLAAAEAVLTPEERELGVALVDLGAGTTSVSVVHAGAIRHTAVLPVGGGHVTNDLAAALRTPFGEAERLKQRHGSALVQTAPVEQTIEVAGVGGREPHLLSRRALADVIEPRAEEMLLLVKHEIERAGCDGLLTSGLVLTGGGAALAGLTELAERVFHLPVRLGVPLHLTGLVDAVASPMYSTAVGLVLHGLRQQGPAAARGGDGVRGQIGVVRQRMVEWLREFF, from the coding sequence ATGGCACGCATGCGGAAGCGCAATCCGTTGGTCGTGGGGCTCGACGTCGGCACCTACAAGATCGGCGTCATCGTCGCCGAGCTCGCCGAGGGTGGCGTCGAGATCACGGGGATCGGCACGGCCGTCTCGCGCGGCCTCAAGAAAGGCGTGGTCGTCAACATCGAGGCCACGGTGGAGTCGATCCGGCGGGCGGTCGACGAGGCCGAGCTCATGGCGGGCTGCGAGATCCGCAGCGTCATCGCGGGCGCGGCCGGCAGCCACCTGAAGGGCTTCAACAGCCACGGCGTCGTCGCCGTGAAGAACCGCGAGGTGGCGCCGGGCGACATCGAGCGTGTCATCGACGCGGCGCGGGCGGTCGCGCTGCCCGCGGACCGCGAGGTGCTCCACGTCCTGCCCCAGGAGTTCATCGTCGACGATCAGGACGGCATCAAGGAGCCGGTCGGCATGGCGGGCGTGCGCCTCGAGGCCCGCGTCCACATCGTGACCGGCGCGGTCAGCTCGGGACAGAACGTCGTCAAGTGCTGCAACCGCGCGGGGCTCCACGTGCGCGACGTGCTCGGCGGACCGCTGGCGGCGGCGGAGGCGGTGCTGACGCCCGAGGAGCGCGAGCTCGGCGTGGCCCTCGTCGACCTGGGTGCTGGCACGACGTCGGTGAGCGTCGTTCACGCCGGCGCCATCCGCCACACGGCCGTCCTGCCCGTGGGCGGCGGCCACGTGACCAACGACCTCGCCGCGGCGCTGCGCACCCCGTTCGGCGAGGCCGAGCGTCTGAAGCAGCGCCACGGCTCGGCGCTGGTGCAGACGGCGCCGGTGGAGCAGACGATCGAGGTGGCGGGGGTCGGCGGCCGCGAGCCGCATCTGCTCTCGCGCCGCGCGCTCGCCGACGTCATCGAGCCGCGCGCCGAGGAGATGCTCCTGCTCGTCAAGCACGAGATCGAGCGCGCGGGCTGCGACGGGCTGCTCACCTCGGGCCTCGTGCTCACCGGCGGCGGCGCGGCGCTCGCCGGTCTCACCGAGCTCGCGGAGCGGGTCTTCCACCTCCCGGTGCGTCTCGGCGTGCCCCTTCATCTGACCGGGTTGGTTGACGCGGTAGCGAGTCCCATGTATTCGACCGCAGTAGGTCTCGTGCTGCACGGACTGAGGCAACAGGGTCCGGCGGCGGCACGCGGCGGTGACGGCGTGCGCGGGCAGATCGGGGTGGTGCGGCAGCGGATGGTCGAGTGGCTGCGCGAGTTCTTCTAA